A stretch of the Streptosporangium sp. NBC_01755 genome encodes the following:
- a CDS encoding phosphotransferase, which produces MVHDVTDTDLVLQRLHGPTMLEALRRRPRRTTAYGRLLGELHHTLHAVTAPDWLPRRFAGESDHRVLHLDLHPANVILTDRGPSVIDWCNAAAGDPAADVAQTLVLVGSSDVPGFVARLRRRALLRAFRRECRIDPASRTAEVITARLADPNITATEAARLHDLCHSTSAVKRGTAWR; this is translated from the coding sequence GTGGTGCACGACGTCACCGACACCGATCTGGTGCTTCAGCGACTGCACGGGCCGACGATGCTTGAGGCGTTGCGGCGGCGGCCCCGGCGGACGACGGCGTACGGCCGGCTGCTCGGCGAGCTTCACCACACGTTGCACGCGGTCACCGCGCCCGACTGGCTCCCGCGCCGGTTCGCCGGCGAATCGGATCACCGGGTGTTGCACCTGGATCTCCACCCGGCCAACGTCATCCTCACCGACCGCGGACCGAGTGTCATCGACTGGTGCAACGCCGCCGCCGGGGATCCCGCGGCGGATGTGGCTCAGACCCTGGTGCTGGTGGGGAGCAGTGACGTGCCGGGGTTCGTCGCCCGGCTTCGCAGGCGTGCCCTCCTGCGGGCGTTCCGGCGTGAATGCCGTATCGATCCGGCATCGCGCACCGCCGAGGTCATCACGGCGCGCCTGGCGGACCCGAACATCACCGCGACCGAGGCGGCGCGACTACACGACCTGTGCCACAGCACCTCGGCCGTCAAGCGGGGTACGGCGTGGCGGTGA
- a CDS encoding substrate-binding domain-containing protein produces MLLRGWISRRRDDPIARAEQLRQVTAHHEDRRTGSGEFVDERVDLGLGADVDATGRLVEDQDPPGVRIPKEFAIVGYDDIDFAAAAAVPLTSVRRPRQLLGRTAAELLIEEVTEDSSHQHRQVVFEPELVVRDSSDRTIGRVPRRRRPGREGVTATPYPA; encoded by the coding sequence TTGCTCCTCAGGGGGTGGATCAGTCGGCGTCGCGACGATCCGATCGCTCGCGCCGAGCAGCTCCGGCAGGTCACTGCTCACCATGAGGACCGCCGCACCGGCAGCGGTGAGTTCGTTGACGAGCGCGTGGATCTCGGCCTTGGCGCCGATGTCGACGCCACGGGTCGGCTCGTTGAGGACCAGGACCCGCCGGGGGTGCGGATTCCGAAGGAGTTCGCGATCGTCGGCTACGACGACATCGACTTCGCGGCCGCCGCCGCGGTGCCGCTCACCTCGGTCCGCCGGCCCCGGCAGTTACTCGGCCGGACCGCGGCGGAGCTGCTCATCGAGGAGGTGACCGAGGACAGCAGCCACCAGCACCGCCAGGTTGTCTTCGAACCGGAGTTGGTCGTACGGGATTCGAGCGACCGGACGATCGGTCGGGTGCCGCGGCGCCGCCGGCCCGGCCGCGAGGGCGTCACCGCCACGCCGTACCCCGCTTGA
- a CDS encoding NAD(P)/FAD-dependent oxidoreductase yields MTTEQTFVIVGAGLAGAKAAESLRQEGFSGRITLIGAETELPYERPPLSKGYLLGKEEKAKVYVHDEGWYADNSVEPLLGRRVTDLDRAAHQVELHDGRRIRYDRLLLAPGASPRRLTVPGADLDGVHYLRSLDDSERLREAIRGGGRVAVVGAGWIGLETAAAAREYGCEVTIVEPRAVPLHAALGPELGAFFADVHRRHGVDLRLGREVTGLLGSGRVHAVATDDGEEVAADVVIVGVGVSPNTELAERAGLTVENGIVVDESLRTDDPDVYAAGDVANAFNPLYGTRIRVEHWANALNGGLTAGKAMLGRQVVHDRPPYFFTDQYDVGMEFSGWLAPGGYDSVVIRGDLEAGAFHAFWLAEGRVVAGMHVNQWDEGIAPAQDLIRSGATVSPDRLADLSVSLTDVTKG; encoded by the coding sequence ATGACTACCGAGCAGACGTTCGTCATCGTCGGAGCAGGTCTGGCCGGGGCCAAGGCGGCGGAGTCCCTGCGCCAGGAGGGCTTCTCGGGCCGGATCACGCTGATCGGAGCCGAGACCGAGCTGCCGTACGAGCGCCCCCCACTCTCGAAGGGCTACCTGCTCGGCAAGGAGGAGAAGGCCAAGGTCTACGTCCACGACGAGGGCTGGTACGCCGACAACTCGGTGGAACCGCTGCTCGGACGCCGCGTGACGGACCTCGACCGGGCCGCGCACCAGGTGGAACTCCACGACGGGCGGCGTATCCGGTACGACCGGCTGCTCCTCGCTCCCGGCGCCTCACCGCGCCGCCTCACCGTGCCCGGCGCCGACCTGGACGGCGTGCACTACCTCCGCAGCCTCGACGACTCGGAACGGTTGCGTGAGGCGATCCGCGGTGGAGGCAGGGTGGCCGTCGTGGGCGCGGGCTGGATCGGGCTGGAGACCGCCGCGGCCGCCAGGGAGTACGGCTGCGAGGTGACGATCGTCGAGCCGAGGGCGGTGCCGTTGCACGCCGCACTCGGCCCCGAACTGGGGGCCTTCTTCGCCGACGTGCACCGGCGGCACGGCGTCGACCTGCGGCTCGGCCGCGAGGTGACCGGGCTGCTGGGCTCCGGACGCGTCCACGCGGTCGCCACCGACGACGGGGAGGAGGTCGCGGCCGACGTGGTGATCGTCGGTGTCGGCGTGAGCCCCAACACCGAACTCGCCGAGCGGGCCGGCCTGACGGTGGAGAACGGGATCGTCGTCGACGAGTCCCTCCGCACCGACGACCCCGACGTCTACGCCGCCGGTGACGTGGCGAACGCGTTCAACCCCCTGTACGGCACCCGCATCCGCGTCGAGCACTGGGCCAACGCGCTGAACGGGGGGCTGACCGCGGGTAAGGCCATGCTCGGCCGGCAGGTCGTCCACGACCGGCCGCCCTACTTCTTTACCGACCAGTACGACGTCGGCATGGAGTTCTCCGGCTGGCTCGCGCCCGGCGGATACGACTCCGTGGTCATCCGCGGGGACCTGGAGGCGGGGGCCTTCCACGCCTTCTGGCTCGCCGAGGGGCGCGTCGTGGCGGGCATGCACGTCAACCAGTGGGACGAGGGCATCGCACCGGCACAGGATCTGATCCGCAGCGGTGCGACAGTCAGCCCCGACCGGCTCGCCGACCTCTCCGTATCGCTGACCGACGTCACGAAAGGCTGA
- a CDS encoding DUF397 domain-containing protein, whose translation MSELDLSHVTWQKSSLSGAGQNCVEVGLAEGTRATSEHATGAEHLLLIRDSKDPDGPVLTLTPSAWDAFVANIKSGALTDLL comes from the coding sequence ATGTCTGAGCTGGACCTATCCCACGTCACATGGCAGAAAAGTTCTCTCAGCGGTGCTGGTCAGAACTGCGTAGAAGTCGGGCTCGCCGAAGGTACCCGGGCAACCTCCGAGCACGCGACAGGTGCTGAGCATCTCCTCTTGATCCGTGACTCCAAGGATCCCGACGGCCCAGTGCTGACGCTTACCCCCTCCGCATGGGACGCCTTCGTCGCAAACATCAAGAGCGGCGCCCTTACAGACTTGCTCTGA
- a CDS encoding ATP-binding protein translates to MTVLPVERPGPMYSPFHPDLGAPDDLSLDAAELRLAAQPAAASQARDFTRTQLRRWGLRELSDVCVLVVSEMTTNAIKATAVPHAPDGYACPHPLAACACSQADEPYPIVLRLRLTTVGLFAEVWDSCDGEPRLAEAGEDDESGRGLLLVGVCTDEWGHYRSPARGKVVFGRWALPFARHDLDAVPRQPPAYSRIRTART, encoded by the coding sequence ATGACCGTGCTCCCCGTCGAACGGCCGGGACCGATGTACTCACCGTTTCACCCTGATCTGGGCGCCCCCGATGACCTGTCCCTGGACGCGGCCGAGCTGCGACTGGCGGCGCAGCCGGCCGCGGCCTCCCAGGCCCGCGACTTCACCCGCACGCAGCTGCGCAGGTGGGGTCTGCGGGAGCTTTCCGATGTCTGCGTCCTGGTCGTCTCGGAGATGACCACCAACGCCATCAAGGCCACCGCCGTCCCGCATGCCCCGGACGGCTACGCCTGCCCGCATCCCCTGGCCGCCTGCGCCTGCTCGCAGGCCGACGAACCGTACCCGATCGTGCTGCGCCTCCGCCTCACCACCGTGGGCCTGTTCGCGGAGGTCTGGGACAGTTGCGACGGCGAACCCCGGCTCGCCGAGGCCGGAGAGGACGATGAGAGCGGCCGGGGCCTGCTGCTCGTCGGCGTCTGCACCGACGAGTGGGGCCACTACCGGTCACCGGCCAGGGGGAAGGTCGTCTTCGGCCGCTGGGCTCTGCCGTTCGCCCGGCACGACCTGGACGCGGTGCCCCGGCAGCCGCCCGCGTACTCCCGGATCCGCACGGCGCGTACGTGA
- a CDS encoding PEP/pyruvate-binding domain-containing protein: MDGMERDRPADDIPPTTPPARPPLPRGDVPPPLILKFEDIGAEMLPLVGGKAANLGVLTSAGLPVPPGLCVTTEAYRRVTERTALKDVLAALATTPAGDIPALNALAAKARGIVLAAPVPDDIADTVRGGANGPVAVRSSATAEDLPHASFAGQQDTYLNMIGADAVLDAVRRCWASLWTDRAVAYRAANGIGHGAVRLAVVIQKMVQSETAGVMFTANPVTGRRHEAVIDASPGLGEAVVSGAVNPDHFVVDTATGRITERRLGDKLVAVRSLAGGGVEHVETPADPVESACITDAQLGALAELGDRVERHYRTPQDIEWAIDAAGVLWLTQARPITTLYPIPHHAESSGGPVPGDTRIYFCFSLAQGLYRPITPMGMSAFRLLSSSVFEMLGTPVADRLAGAPPVTEAGGRLFFDVTGLIRSRVGRVAFPKVLDVMEARSAKVLRGLFDDPRFGVIQPSLRPPLRRAVRIAARFHIPRRAVRALRAPASAHRDVELLRERLRGRLPAPRGATPAERLDHVERMLGGQIFPLLPTIAPAAAAGFAMLGLAALVLGDRVRPDELETVLRGLPHNVTTEMDLALWRLATRVREDGEAASLLLGAPATELAERFHAGTLPGVLGSGLADFLSVYGVRAVAEIDLGLPRWSEDPTHIIGVLANYLRLEDPALAPDALFARGAAEATLMIKTLGGRAGGLRGRLVRFALGRTRALAGLREMPKYVMVTALAAMRAELLAVGAELASRGLLSRADDVFFLTFREARAALTAPSSREAGAPTADGDRPTPAPAPAEAGAHPSEVAVRPALGDLVARRRAEAARELRRRHVPRVLLSDGTEPEAIAVRAPVDGALTGTPASAGTVTGRARVVLDPVGAHLEPGEILVCPSTDPGWTPLFLTAGGLVMEMGGANSHGAVVAREYGIPAVVGVSGAAEHIVTGQEITVDGASGVVTT, translated from the coding sequence ATGGACGGCATGGAGCGTGACCGGCCAGCCGACGACATCCCACCCACGACGCCTCCGGCACGGCCCCCGCTGCCTCGGGGAGACGTGCCCCCACCCCTCATCCTGAAATTTGAGGACATCGGGGCGGAGATGTTGCCGCTGGTCGGTGGCAAGGCGGCCAATCTCGGCGTGCTGACCAGCGCCGGGCTCCCCGTTCCCCCGGGCCTGTGCGTCACCACCGAGGCCTACCGCAGGGTCACCGAACGGACCGCCCTGAAGGACGTGCTCGCCGCGCTCGCCACCACGCCCGCCGGGGACATCCCCGCCCTGAACGCATTGGCCGCGAAGGCCCGCGGGATCGTGCTCGCCGCGCCGGTCCCCGACGACATCGCGGACACGGTGAGGGGCGGCGCGAACGGCCCCGTCGCGGTCCGCTCCTCCGCGACCGCCGAGGACCTGCCGCACGCCAGCTTCGCCGGACAGCAGGACACCTACCTCAACATGATCGGCGCCGACGCCGTGCTGGACGCGGTCCGGCGGTGCTGGGCCTCGCTCTGGACCGACCGGGCCGTCGCCTACCGGGCCGCGAACGGTATCGGCCACGGTGCGGTGCGCCTGGCGGTGGTCATCCAGAAGATGGTCCAGTCCGAGACGGCCGGGGTGATGTTCACCGCCAACCCGGTCACCGGGCGGCGGCACGAGGCGGTGATCGACGCCAGTCCCGGTCTCGGCGAGGCGGTGGTCTCCGGCGCGGTCAACCCCGACCACTTCGTGGTCGACACCGCCACCGGCCGGATCACCGAGCGCCGCCTGGGAGACAAGCTGGTGGCCGTACGGTCACTGGCGGGCGGCGGCGTCGAGCACGTCGAGACCCCCGCGGACCCCGTGGAGAGCGCCTGCATCACCGACGCGCAACTGGGGGCGTTGGCCGAGCTCGGCGACCGGGTCGAACGGCACTACCGGACACCTCAGGACATCGAGTGGGCGATCGACGCCGCCGGAGTCCTCTGGCTGACCCAGGCGCGCCCCATAACCACCCTCTACCCGATCCCCCACCACGCGGAGTCGTCCGGAGGTCCCGTGCCCGGCGACACCCGGATCTACTTCTGTTTCAGCCTGGCCCAGGGGCTGTACCGGCCGATCACCCCCATGGGCATGTCGGCCTTCAGGCTGCTGTCGTCATCGGTGTTCGAGATGCTGGGGACGCCGGTGGCCGACCGGCTGGCCGGCGCCCCGCCCGTCACCGAGGCGGGCGGTCGGCTGTTCTTCGACGTCACCGGCCTCATCCGCAGCCGGGTGGGCCGGGTGGCCTTCCCGAAGGTGCTCGACGTGATGGAGGCCAGGTCCGCGAAGGTGCTGCGCGGACTGTTCGACGACCCCCGGTTCGGCGTCATCCAGCCCTCGCTCCGGCCGCCCCTGCGCCGGGCGGTCAGGATCGCGGCCCGCTTCCACATCCCGCGGCGCGCCGTGCGGGCCCTGCGCGCCCCCGCCTCGGCGCACCGGGACGTGGAGCTGCTCCGGGAGCGTCTGCGGGGGCGGCTCCCGGCACCGCGGGGCGCCACCCCGGCCGAGCGTCTCGACCATGTCGAGCGGATGCTGGGCGGCCAGATCTTCCCGCTGCTGCCGACCATCGCCCCGGCCGCCGCCGCCGGGTTCGCGATGCTCGGCCTGGCCGCCCTGGTGCTGGGCGACCGGGTCAGGCCCGATGAGCTGGAGACGGTGCTGCGCGGGCTCCCGCACAACGTGACCACCGAGATGGACCTGGCACTGTGGCGGCTGGCCACCCGCGTCCGCGAGGACGGCGAGGCCGCCTCCCTGCTGCTGGGCGCCCCCGCCACCGAGCTGGCCGAGCGCTTCCACGCGGGAACACTGCCCGGCGTGCTGGGAAGTGGTCTGGCGGACTTCCTCTCCGTCTACGGCGTCAGGGCGGTCGCCGAGATCGACCTCGGGCTGCCACGCTGGTCAGAGGATCCGACCCACATCATCGGCGTCCTCGCCAACTACCTGCGGCTGGAGGATCCCGCCCTGGCCCCCGACGCGCTGTTCGCCAGGGGTGCCGCCGAGGCCACGCTCATGATCAAGACCTTGGGCGGGCGCGCCGGAGGACTGCGTGGGCGCCTCGTCCGATTCGCGCTCGGCCGGACCCGCGCGCTGGCGGGCCTACGCGAGATGCCCAAGTACGTCATGGTGACCGCCCTGGCCGCGATGCGGGCCGAGCTGCTGGCCGTCGGTGCCGAGCTGGCCTCCCGGGGCCTGCTGTCCCGCGCCGACGACGTCTTCTTCCTGACCTTCCGCGAGGCCAGGGCGGCCCTCACCGCCCCCTCCTCACGGGAGGCCGGCGCGCCCACGGCCGACGGTGACAGGCCGACGCCCGCCCCCGCCCCGGCGGAGGCCGGCGCGCACCCGTCCGAGGTGGCCGTACGACCCGCACTGGGAGATCTCGTGGCGCGGCGACGTGCGGAGGCCGCCCGCGAGCTGCGCCGCAGGCACGTCCCCCGCGTCCTGCTGTCGGACGGCACCGAACCGGAGGCCATCGCCGTACGGGCACCGGTGGACGGCGCGCTGACCGGCACCCCGGCTTCGGCGGGCACCGTCACCGGCCGCGCCAGGGTCGTCCTCGACCCGGTCGGCGCGCACCTGGAACCCGGGGAGATCCTGGTCTGCCCCTCCACCGACCCCGGCTGGACCCCGCTGTTCCTAACCGCCGGCGGCCTGGTGATGGAGATGGGCGGCGCCAATTCCCACGGCGCCGTGGTGGCCCGCGAGTACGGCATCCCGGCCGTCGTGGGCGTGAGCGGGGCGGCCGAGCACATCGTCACCGGCCAGGAGATCACCGTCGACGGCGCCTCCGGCGTCGTCACCACCTGA
- a CDS encoding GNAT family N-acetyltransferase, with amino-acid sequence MAPTENMIIETRGRRESLALSGTICDLYQAVFSLPPFSGNDAEFANQRCYFPELVGRPGFRLTTARSGPEFVGFGYGYLLPADARWWTGLAEPVDEEFTTETGTRTFAVIDYGVLPGWRGIGIGHRIHDELIAGSGAERATLSVQPRAARTQAIYRRWGWRKVSHKLLDPPIPAPVFDILVLEKVPTARRR; translated from the coding sequence ATGGCCCCCACCGAAAACATGATCATAGAGACGCGCGGCCGCAGGGAGTCGCTCGCGCTGTCCGGGACGATCTGCGACCTCTATCAGGCGGTGTTCTCACTGCCGCCCTTCAGCGGGAACGACGCGGAGTTCGCCAACCAGCGTTGCTACTTTCCCGAGCTGGTCGGCCGGCCCGGATTCCGGCTGACCACCGCGCGATCCGGCCCCGAGTTCGTCGGGTTCGGGTACGGATACCTGCTGCCCGCCGACGCCCGCTGGTGGACCGGGCTGGCCGAACCGGTCGACGAGGAGTTCACGACCGAGACCGGGACCAGGACGTTCGCCGTCATCGACTACGGCGTGCTGCCCGGCTGGCGCGGCATCGGGATCGGGCACCGGATCCACGACGAGCTGATCGCCGGATCCGGTGCCGAGCGGGCGACACTGTCGGTACAGCCCAGGGCCGCACGGACCCAGGCGATCTACCGGCGGTGGGGATGGCGGAAGGTGTCCCACAAACTGCTGGACCCGCCGATCCCCGCCCCGGTCTTCGACATCCTGGTGCTGGAGAAGGTACCCACGGCACGCCGCCGGTGA
- a CDS encoding helix-turn-helix domain-containing protein, giving the protein MRRRRLAAELRRLRERAQLTMEEVGEQIGWSATKISRIETSRVGVVPKDVGSLLDLYRVDGSRREELLKLARDARKRGWWQAYSDLSSDYTSYISLEAETTSMRSFGTVLLPGLVQTEDYARAVIRAGLILAPPGEVERRIEVRMARQSLLTQTNPLRLWTILDEAAVCRTIGGSTVMRAQLKRLLELAELPNVTIQVLPFTAGAHSGTSGAFEILEFPEPADPDVVFLENLTDSLYVEREADVYRYTVAFDHLRAKALDPDDSRDFIAKAAVRPS; this is encoded by the coding sequence GTGCGCAGGCGTCGCTTGGCCGCAGAACTGCGTCGTCTACGCGAACGCGCTCAACTGACCATGGAGGAGGTCGGCGAGCAAATTGGCTGGTCTGCTACCAAGATCTCACGGATCGAGACCTCCCGAGTAGGCGTCGTGCCCAAGGACGTCGGGAGCCTCCTTGATCTCTATCGGGTAGACGGCTCCAGGCGTGAAGAGCTGCTCAAGCTCGCCCGCGACGCGCGTAAGCGGGGGTGGTGGCAGGCATACAGCGATCTATCCAGCGACTACACCTCCTACATCAGCCTCGAAGCCGAGACAACTTCGATGCGCAGCTTCGGCACTGTGCTTCTTCCTGGCCTTGTCCAGACCGAGGACTACGCCAGGGCCGTCATCCGCGCCGGTTTGATCCTCGCGCCCCCTGGTGAAGTCGAACGGCGCATTGAAGTCCGTATGGCCAGGCAGTCACTTCTCACCCAAACGAATCCTCTTCGACTCTGGACCATCCTCGACGAAGCCGCCGTCTGTCGCACGATTGGCGGATCTACGGTGATGCGAGCGCAGCTCAAACGCCTTCTTGAGCTGGCAGAGCTGCCCAACGTCACGATCCAGGTGCTGCCGTTCACGGCCGGAGCGCACTCGGGCACGAGCGGCGCATTCGAGATTCTCGAATTTCCTGAACCTGCGGATCCAGACGTGGTGTTTCTGGAGAATCTGACAGACAGCCTCTATGTAGAACGTGAGGCGGATGTTTATCGTTATACGGTGGCATTCGACCACCTGCGTGCCAAAGCGTTGGACCCCGATGACTCCCGAGATTTCATCGCAAAGGCGGCTGTTCGACCTAGCTGA